In Clostridium swellfunianum, a genomic segment contains:
- a CDS encoding ClpP family protease, which yields MSEENVKKDKEIENIKELGVASVPRPDERVQILPIIGQVEGHLMLPPQTKATKYEHVIPQLISIETNDRVEGVLIILNTVGGDVEAGLAISEMIRSLSKPTVSLVIGGGHSIGVPLATSADYSFISPSATMIIHPIRMNGLIIGVPQTFEYFNKMQERIIEFITRTSNVDRDTLRKLMLQTDELLNDMGTILIGKQAVEYGLIDQVGGIHDALSKLDSLIDEKNKTSKP from the coding sequence ATGTCTGAAGAAAATGTAAAAAAAGATAAAGAGATTGAAAATATTAAAGAGCTAGGAGTGGCCAGTGTACCTAGACCTGATGAAAGGGTACAAATACTGCCTATTATAGGTCAGGTTGAAGGTCATTTAATGCTTCCGCCCCAGACTAAAGCAACAAAATATGAGCACGTAATACCTCAGCTAATTTCAATAGAAACAAATGATAGAGTAGAGGGTGTTCTGATAATATTAAACACAGTGGGTGGAGATGTTGAAGCTGGCCTGGCAATTTCTGAGATGATAAGAAGTCTAAGTAAGCCTACTGTATCTCTGGTTATAGGTGGAGGACACTCCATAGGTGTTCCATTGGCGACATCTGCTGATTATTCCTTTATATCACCATCGGCAACAATGATAATTCATCCTATTAGAATGAATGGTCTTATAATTGGTGTTCCTCAAACATTTGAGTATTTTAATAAGATGCAGGAAAGAATAATAGAATTTATCACCAGAACAAGCAACGTAGACAGAGATACTTTAAGAAAGTTGATGCTTCAAACAGATGAACTTCTTAATGATATGGGTACAATATTAATAGGAAAGCAAGCTGTAGAATATGGTTTGATAGATCAAGTGGGTGGTATTCACGATGCTCTAAGCAAGCTCGACTCTCTTATAGATGAAAAAAATAAGACTTCTAAACCATAG
- the dapG gene encoding aspartate kinase yields the protein MKILVQKFGGTSVSTHERRLLVVDKIVKAVEEGYTPVIVVSAMGRKGEPYATDTLLSLISEKFKETNPLAADLLMSCGETISTVVMSDELSKAGIKAIPLTGGQAGIITNDNYNNASVLRVDNTNLMSILKLKEIPVVAGFQGQSESGFITTLGRGGSDVTASLLGVALNADEIHIYTDVDGIMTADPRIVPEASLIKEMSYNEVFQFADQGAKVIHPRAVDIAMRGNIPLVIKNTLSNCEGTVINSVGAMNIENIMTGITHMGNRVQIRVSLLDNIDNKNSDNLLEILAENMISIDLINVFPKESIFTIDSKDMNKFEQIMQSLGIKYSFISSCSKIALIGSRIRGVPGVMARILKALTKANIEVLQTADSHTTIWCLVESNNTQSAIAALHKEFNLG from the coding sequence ATGAAGATATTAGTACAGAAATTTGGTGGCACATCCGTATCTACTCATGAAAGAAGACTTTTAGTAGTTGATAAAATAGTGAAAGCTGTTGAGGAAGGCTATACACCTGTTATAGTTGTTTCAGCAATGGGGAGAAAGGGAGAACCCTATGCTACAGACACTTTGCTATCCTTAATTAGTGAAAAATTTAAGGAAACTAATCCGCTAGCAGCAGACTTACTTATGAGTTGCGGTGAAACTATAAGTACTGTAGTAATGAGCGATGAATTAAGCAAAGCTGGGATAAAAGCTATACCTTTAACTGGCGGTCAGGCGGGCATCATTACAAATGATAATTATAATAATGCTTCAGTTTTAAGGGTTGATAATACTAATTTAATGAGTATCCTAAAACTTAAAGAGATTCCTGTAGTTGCAGGTTTTCAGGGACAAAGTGAAAGCGGCTTTATAACAACCCTTGGAAGGGGCGGGAGTGATGTTACCGCCTCTCTTTTAGGAGTAGCTTTAAATGCTGATGAAATTCACATTTATACAGATGTTGACGGTATAATGACTGCAGATCCAAGAATTGTACCTGAAGCATCCCTAATTAAAGAAATGAGTTACAACGAAGTATTTCAATTTGCAGACCAGGGAGCAAAAGTTATACATCCAAGAGCTGTTGATATTGCTATGAGGGGAAACATACCATTAGTTATTAAAAATACCTTATCAAACTGTGAAGGTACTGTAATTAATAGCGTAGGAGCTATGAACATTGAAAATATCATGACAGGCATTACTCATATGGGAAATAGAGTTCAAATTAGAGTTAGCCTCTTAGACAATATCGATAATAAGAATTCCGATAATCTTCTTGAAATTCTTGCAGAAAACATGATAAGCATTGATCTTATAAATGTGTTTCCAAAAGAAAGTATTTTCACTATTGATTCAAAAGATATGAATAAATTTGAACAGATAATGCAGTCTTTGGGCATAAAGTATTCTTTTATAAGCAGCTGCAGCAAGATAGCGCTTATAGGAAGCAGAATAAGGGGAGTACCCGGTGTAATGGCTAGGATTTTAAAGGCTTTAACTAAGGCTAATATAGAGGTGCTGCAAACTGCAGACTCCCATACCACAATTTGGTGTCTGGTTGAGTCTAATAATACTCAAAGTGCTATAGCAGCTCTTCATAAAGAATTTAATTTAGGTTAA
- a CDS encoding YlmC/YmxH family sporulation protein produces the protein MSDNVKYFSEMERYEIININDGEKYNYLSSNDIVIDEQGNFKFLILNDTRSRFSLFGGNEFIEVPWEYIKKIGSRTIIIDAEESILKKTRV, from the coding sequence ATGAGTGATAATGTTAAATACTTTAGTGAAATGGAAAGATATGAGATAATAAACATTAATGACGGTGAAAAATACAACTATCTGTCAAGCAACGATATTGTAATTGATGAGCAGGGGAATTTTAAGTTTCTTATTTTAAACGATACAAGAAGCAGATTTAGTTTATTTGGTGGCAATGAATTCATAGAAGTGCCTTGGGAATATATAAAAAAGATTGGATCAAGAACAATTATTATTGATGCTGAGGAGAGTATACTTAAAAAAACCAGGGTGTGA